Proteins co-encoded in one Schaalia radingae genomic window:
- a CDS encoding transcription antitermination factor NusB, protein MATGRYADGYRAKRNVDPARLVAFEVLDLIEQDGAFANLALPKALRAAKEDFASFDGRDAAFTAELVYGTTRAQGRLDWIINAHSTRPVDQLDPSLRTVLRMGAHQILNMRVPDHAAVAATVDLAREVLTDGPAKMVNAVLRSIIRTGADQIDADIDAIENPVERLAVRYSHPTWIVSALGDALTAHGCSKDELEETLAANNEAPLVTLVARPGLIDVEDLADEAIDACHTRVAPGTRSPLAVVLESGDPARIGSVRRGLAGAQDEGSQLAALVTAAAPIEGSDTAWLDLCAGPGGKAALLAAEGAERGAHLLANEVHTHRARLVERATARLTNVEVISADGRTLGGQGTPWQLGSFDRVLVDAPCTGLGSLRRRPESRWHRSEGDLADLVALQRDLLDRAVDLVRVGGVVAYVTCSPHRAETVDQVRRLSESGRVELIDAVPVAAGISPEPLSADGPTLQLWPHRDDTDAMFMALMKRVS, encoded by the coding sequence ATGGCAACAGGACGATATGCGGATGGTTATCGGGCGAAACGCAACGTTGACCCTGCCCGGCTCGTCGCGTTTGAGGTCCTTGATTTGATCGAGCAGGACGGCGCGTTCGCGAACCTTGCACTACCTAAAGCTCTGCGCGCTGCGAAAGAGGACTTCGCATCCTTCGACGGGCGTGATGCGGCATTTACCGCTGAACTGGTCTACGGCACAACGCGCGCACAGGGCCGCCTCGACTGGATCATCAACGCCCATTCGACACGTCCGGTCGACCAGCTCGATCCATCGTTGCGCACGGTGCTTCGCATGGGAGCCCACCAGATCCTCAACATGCGCGTGCCGGACCATGCGGCCGTCGCCGCAACCGTTGACCTTGCTCGCGAAGTCCTCACTGACGGTCCGGCGAAGATGGTCAATGCTGTTTTGCGCTCCATTATCCGCACCGGCGCTGATCAGATCGACGCGGACATTGACGCAATCGAGAATCCGGTCGAACGCCTGGCTGTGCGTTATTCACACCCGACTTGGATTGTTTCGGCACTGGGCGACGCCCTGACAGCTCATGGCTGCTCCAAGGATGAGCTGGAAGAAACACTGGCTGCCAATAATGAGGCACCACTGGTGACTCTAGTTGCCCGCCCGGGTCTGATTGACGTGGAGGACCTGGCTGATGAAGCGATTGATGCATGCCACACGCGGGTAGCTCCCGGCACGCGTTCGCCGCTTGCTGTTGTCCTGGAGTCGGGCGACCCGGCACGCATCGGCTCTGTTCGACGCGGACTGGCCGGTGCGCAGGATGAAGGTTCCCAGCTGGCCGCCCTCGTCACTGCCGCCGCGCCGATCGAAGGGTCGGACACCGCATGGCTTGACCTGTGCGCTGGTCCGGGCGGGAAGGCCGCGCTGCTGGCGGCTGAGGGAGCCGAGCGAGGGGCACACCTGTTGGCAAACGAAGTCCACACTCACCGCGCACGCCTCGTTGAGCGCGCAACCGCCCGCCTGACCAACGTCGAGGTCATTTCCGCTGATGGGCGCACGCTCGGCGGGCAGGGAACACCGTGGCAGCTTGGCTCATTCGATCGCGTCCTGGTCGACGCGCCATGTACGGGCCTGGGGTCACTTCGCCGTCGCCCGGAGTCACGCTGGCACAGGTCCGAGGGGGACCTGGCGGATCTGGTTGCGCTTCAACGTGACTTATTGGACCGGGCTGTTGATCTGGTTCGCGTTGGGGGAGTGGTTGCGTATGTCACCTGTTCGCCGCATCGTGCGGAAACTGTTGACCAGGTCCGACGCCTGAGCGAGTCGGGACGCGTGGAACTGATCGATGCTGTGCCGGTTGCTGCGGGTATCTCGCCTGAGCCGTTGAGCGCTGACGGACCGACCCTGCAGTTGTGGCCGCATCGTGATGACACCGATGCGATGTTTATGGCTCTGATGAAACGGGTATCCTGA
- the fmt gene encoding methionyl-tRNA formyltransferase — translation MRIIFAGTPDVAVPTLSALNDSKHDVVAVITRPPARRGRGKKTFPSPVAQYAVDHGLELIESSRFTDPSLQRDIDAYDADLGVVVAFGAIIPPAVLTMPRLGWVNLHFSDLPRWRGAAPVQYAIWSGDARTASSIFQLEDGLDTGPVFSRLPVTIDPSETAGELLERMGRLGADQMVATVDALADGRASAHVQDTDGVTYAHMLTPAQGFIDFTQSAAEVSRHIRAFTPNPGAWTVLSDGKRLKIAGAEPIDQPTPGTGLLQVTKHEVMVGCADACVRLGQVAPAGKGWMDAAAWARGARLSGEERVGVMATEE, via the coding sequence GTGCGCATTATTTTTGCTGGAACTCCTGACGTCGCTGTGCCCACCCTGTCGGCGTTGAACGATTCGAAACATGACGTGGTCGCGGTCATCACTCGTCCGCCGGCTCGACGAGGCAGAGGCAAGAAAACCTTCCCATCACCTGTCGCGCAATACGCGGTTGACCATGGCCTCGAGCTGATCGAGTCGTCACGTTTTACCGATCCGTCGCTTCAGCGCGACATTGATGCTTATGACGCCGACCTTGGCGTCGTTGTTGCATTCGGCGCGATCATTCCGCCTGCTGTCTTAACAATGCCGCGGTTGGGGTGGGTTAACCTGCACTTCTCGGATTTGCCGCGCTGGCGCGGAGCTGCCCCGGTCCAGTATGCGATTTGGTCGGGTGATGCACGAACGGCGTCGAGTATCTTCCAGCTGGAAGACGGCCTGGACACCGGGCCGGTTTTTTCGCGCCTGCCGGTCACGATCGACCCGTCTGAAACTGCCGGGGAACTGCTGGAACGAATGGGACGTCTCGGAGCCGACCAGATGGTGGCCACGGTGGATGCACTGGCTGACGGACGCGCATCAGCACACGTGCAGGATACAGATGGTGTCACCTATGCTCACATGCTCACCCCCGCCCAGGGATTCATTGATTTCACCCAGAGCGCGGCAGAGGTGTCGCGTCACATCCGCGCCTTCACTCCGAACCCAGGCGCATGGACTGTTCTGTCTGACGGGAAGCGCCTCAAGATTGCAGGAGCTGAACCGATCGATCAGCCCACACCCGGCACGGGTCTGCTGCAGGTGACAAAGCATGAGGTCATGGTCGGGTGCGCTGACGCGTGCGTCAGACTGGGCCAGGTCGCACCAGCAGGTAAAGGCTGGATGGACGCAGCGGCCTGGGCGCGTGGGGCACGCCTTAGCGGCGAGGAACGTGTCGGCGTTATGGCAACGGAGGAGTGA
- a CDS encoding GTPase family protein: MTRGLSNPAERVDHIASAMELAGPDVSNECVDRVADCLLRAHERTGLDPDTTVVAFVGATGSGKSSLFNAILGHDIAQVGVRRPTTTQALAAIGAGTRAPELVEWMGVREQVMIPSGAGLPESVALVDLPDIDSIQQDNVALTERLASRVDLIVWVVDPQKYADHVIHSQWIARFAAYGAPACMVLTHVDQLSPTDRSQIEADIRRLLEADQAAGMKLVGASSVTGEGIDAVRSMISERARIVRQQAERVGAVLDEAVDVARRDLEIETAELPKVPKNLTLQLVNVAAGAAGVGHVTSAVDAGYRHRAQKVCGWLPFRLLARFKSDPLARLHLESSESSVSSVPEATPVARAKLNSGVRTIAGQIAHGRPQVWQRRVRELARERAESVTTPLDQAVAGTDFGLQERRTWWRASAILQGIGWLMALAGVLWILAVRGADQFLMIQWDVPMWRGLPIPTWCVLGGLALTVIVALLSWIGVRIGAARARRRAHSRLTRSISEVIEQSVSGPLVAECERQADIVKHLNAAASRTH; the protein is encoded by the coding sequence ATGACCCGTGGTCTCTCCAACCCTGCCGAACGCGTGGATCATATTGCCTCCGCTATGGAGCTTGCCGGACCGGATGTATCCAATGAATGCGTGGACCGCGTCGCGGATTGCTTGCTGCGCGCACACGAACGCACAGGGCTCGATCCTGACACGACCGTGGTTGCGTTCGTGGGAGCAACCGGGTCAGGCAAGTCGTCGCTTTTTAACGCGATCCTGGGGCACGACATCGCGCAGGTTGGCGTACGCCGCCCCACCACCACACAGGCTCTGGCCGCTATCGGCGCGGGCACGCGTGCACCTGAACTGGTCGAATGGATGGGCGTGCGCGAGCAGGTCATGATCCCGTCGGGCGCCGGCCTTCCGGAAAGTGTGGCCCTGGTTGATCTGCCTGATATCGACTCTATTCAGCAGGACAATGTGGCGCTCACCGAGCGTCTTGCGTCCCGCGTTGACCTGATCGTATGGGTCGTTGATCCGCAAAAGTATGCCGACCACGTTATCCATTCGCAGTGGATTGCGCGTTTCGCTGCCTACGGTGCGCCGGCGTGTATGGTGCTCACGCACGTCGACCAGCTGTCGCCGACTGATCGTAGCCAGATCGAAGCGGACATTCGTCGTCTCCTGGAAGCTGATCAGGCAGCCGGCATGAAGCTGGTGGGTGCCTCGTCGGTGACAGGGGAGGGCATTGATGCGGTTCGCTCGATGATCTCTGAGCGCGCACGTATTGTGCGTCAGCAGGCTGAACGTGTTGGCGCCGTCCTGGATGAAGCCGTTGATGTGGCGCGCCGGGACCTGGAGATTGAAACTGCTGAACTGCCGAAGGTGCCGAAGAACCTGACCTTACAGTTGGTTAATGTTGCAGCGGGCGCTGCAGGTGTGGGACACGTGACGTCAGCTGTTGATGCGGGGTATCGTCACCGTGCTCAGAAAGTGTGCGGCTGGCTTCCGTTCCGTCTGCTTGCCCGATTCAAATCCGACCCGCTGGCACGCCTCCATCTGGAAAGCTCGGAATCATCAGTGTCATCTGTGCCCGAAGCAACACCCGTCGCCCGTGCCAAATTGAATTCTGGCGTGCGAACCATTGCCGGGCAGATTGCGCACGGCAGACCGCAGGTGTGGCAGCGCCGCGTACGTGAACTAGCCCGCGAACGTGCCGAAAGCGTCACCACACCGCTCGACCAGGCTGTTGCCGGAACCGATTTTGGCCTGCAAGAACGACGTACCTGGTGGCGTGCGAGCGCGATCCTCCAAGGCATCGGATGGCTGATGGCACTGGCCGGAGTGCTGTGGATCCTGGCGGTGCGTGGGGCCGACCAGTTCCTCATGATCCAGTGGGACGTGCCGATGTGGCGCGGACTGCCCATTCCCACCTGGTGCGTTCTTGGAGGGCTGGCCCTGACGGTAATCGTGGCTCTGCTGTCGTGGATAGGCGTGCGCATAGGAGCAGCCCGTGCTCGGCGCCGGGCACACTCACGCTTGACTCGGTCGATCAGCGAAGTCATCGAACAGAGTGTCAGCGGGCCCCTCGTAGCTGAATGCGAACGTCAGGCTGACATCGTGAAGCACCTGAATGCTGCCGCCTCGCGAACCCACTAG
- a CDS encoding dynamin family protein: MERSPLHSAREMRDALADVSINVETPSARRARSEQARALRRLDDHVIPRLEHAQAPILCVIGGSTGAGKSTLVNTMVGYAVSASSAVRPTTRDPLLLHNPSDAMWFDSNRILTSLTRRREEADADPERESHPHSLRVRALEAIPHGVGVIDAPDLDSVVDDNRALARQLLDAADLWIFVTTAARYADAVPWQVLEEAGSRGIETVIVLNRIPPGATQEVAADLNALLSERGLGNAPVLAIDEQALEDGLLPHDAVQPLVDRLRALGADAERRSELAQQAIRGSVREVIESAGAVSQALDEERAAVEALVERIDRIGEAAGRRVRQGTADGTLLRGEVLARWQEVVGAADFTRILSRGISRLRDRISAFFRGRPTPSEPVEDAIEAGLTSLLADEFADVSDQVAELSRTDPALVGASPSSIMTALDPSERAQRVANQWQRELLAMVRSEGQSKRAGAQMMAIGVNVVGVALMIVIFASTGGLTGAEVGVAGATAAVAHKLLEAIFGDQAVRDMAKKAHRNLVEAADQEIAQILQPARDALPEAGDYARLAEAIAQASQQWSVGAE, encoded by the coding sequence ATGGAGCGTTCACCACTGCACAGTGCGCGTGAAATGCGTGATGCGTTGGCGGACGTGTCGATCAATGTCGAAACGCCGTCAGCCCGCCGTGCACGTAGTGAACAGGCTCGAGCCCTGCGGCGCCTCGACGATCATGTGATCCCGCGCCTCGAACATGCCCAGGCACCCATTCTGTGCGTGATCGGCGGATCTACGGGGGCCGGGAAATCTACCCTGGTCAACACGATGGTTGGGTACGCAGTGTCGGCGTCGTCAGCCGTACGTCCCACGACACGCGACCCGCTCCTGCTGCACAATCCCAGCGACGCCATGTGGTTCGACTCGAACCGGATTCTCACCTCCCTGACGCGCAGGCGTGAAGAGGCGGATGCTGATCCTGAGCGCGAATCACATCCTCACTCGCTACGTGTGCGCGCCCTCGAAGCCATTCCCCACGGTGTCGGCGTTATCGATGCACCTGATCTTGATTCGGTCGTGGACGACAATCGTGCCTTGGCTCGTCAACTGCTCGACGCGGCTGACCTGTGGATTTTCGTCACGACTGCGGCCCGCTACGCGGATGCCGTGCCGTGGCAGGTGCTCGAAGAGGCCGGAAGTCGCGGCATCGAGACGGTGATCGTCCTCAACCGCATTCCGCCTGGGGCAACCCAGGAGGTCGCGGCCGACCTGAATGCATTATTGTCCGAGCGCGGCCTTGGCAACGCCCCGGTGCTCGCTATCGATGAACAGGCGCTCGAGGACGGCTTGCTGCCCCACGATGCCGTCCAGCCGCTTGTTGACCGACTACGCGCACTGGGTGCAGACGCCGAACGCCGCAGCGAACTGGCTCAGCAGGCGATTCGCGGATCGGTGCGAGAGGTGATCGAATCGGCCGGCGCAGTCAGCCAGGCTCTCGACGAGGAACGTGCCGCCGTTGAGGCACTTGTGGAGCGCATAGACCGGATCGGGGAGGCTGCCGGGCGTCGTGTCCGCCAGGGCACTGCCGACGGCACGCTGCTGCGTGGTGAGGTGCTGGCCCGCTGGCAGGAAGTTGTCGGCGCAGCAGATTTCACGCGCATACTGTCGCGAGGCATTTCGCGTCTGCGTGACCGCATTTCTGCCTTCTTTCGAGGGCGCCCGACCCCGTCCGAACCTGTTGAAGATGCCATTGAAGCTGGCTTGACCAGCTTGCTGGCAGATGAATTTGCTGACGTGAGTGACCAGGTGGCCGAGCTGTCGCGCACTGATCCGGCACTGGTAGGCGCGTCGCCCTCGTCAATCATGACGGCGTTGGATCCGTCCGAGCGTGCTCAGCGCGTCGCGAACCAATGGCAGCGCGAACTGCTTGCGATGGTGCGCAGCGAGGGCCAGTCCAAGCGCGCCGGAGCCCAGATGATGGCCATTGGTGTCAACGTGGTGGGCGTGGCGCTGATGATCGTCATTTTTGCGTCAACGGGTGGACTGACCGGAGCTGAAGTGGGTGTAGCTGGTGCAACCGCGGCCGTGGCGCACAAACTGCTCGAAGCGATTTTCGGCGACCAGGCGGTGCGTGACATGGCCAAGAAGGCGCACCGTAACCTCGTGGAGGCAGCCGACCAGGAGATCGCCCAAATCCTGCAGCCGGCGCGCGACGCTCTGCCCGAAGCAGGTGACTACGCGCGCCTAGCCGAGGCGATTGCGCAGGCGAGCCAACAATGGTCGGTAGGAGCCGAATAA
- the hisS gene encoding histidine--tRNA ligase, with protein sequence MARTKLSGFPEWSVEGRLIELHVLDSLRHVFELHGFSNIETRAVETLDSLLSKGETSKEVYLLERLQGLEKGEHTDKDRRIGLHFDLTVPLARYVLDNVNDLHFPFKRYQIQKVWRGERPQEGRFREFTQADIDIVGNGALPFHFEVDLPLVMAEALSSLPIGPFKILANNRKVVQGVCEALGVGDVDAALRGLDKLDKIGPEGVTEELAEAGISGDQARTLLTMAQIHTDDVAELRDGIDALELSNDILREGLDELCALISDAHERMPGAVFADLKIARGLDYYTGSVYETVLTEHPSLGSICSGGRYDSLASDGKRSYPGVGLSIGVSRLVSRMIAQPMVTATRTSPAAVVVAVMNEEDRGHSNRIAATLRSRGIPTDVAPTAAKFGKQIRYADRLGIPFVWFPDASEGDTVKDIRSGDQVEADCETWMPPAEDMHPRIASATQED encoded by the coding sequence ATGGCACGGACAAAATTGTCTGGATTTCCCGAATGGAGCGTTGAGGGCCGGCTGATCGAGCTGCATGTGCTCGATTCGCTGCGTCATGTGTTCGAACTCCACGGGTTTTCCAACATTGAAACCCGAGCCGTCGAAACCCTCGACTCGCTGCTGTCCAAAGGGGAAACCTCCAAAGAGGTGTACCTGCTTGAACGTCTCCAGGGACTCGAGAAAGGCGAACACACCGATAAGGACCGCAGGATCGGACTGCACTTCGACCTGACCGTTCCGCTGGCCCGATACGTCCTGGATAACGTCAACGACCTGCATTTTCCGTTCAAGCGCTACCAGATTCAAAAAGTCTGGCGCGGCGAACGCCCGCAGGAAGGACGTTTCCGCGAATTCACTCAGGCCGATATCGACATCGTCGGCAACGGTGCATTGCCGTTCCACTTCGAGGTCGACCTGCCGCTCGTGATGGCCGAAGCACTGTCCTCACTGCCCATCGGCCCGTTCAAGATCCTGGCCAACAACCGCAAGGTCGTTCAGGGCGTATGCGAAGCGCTCGGAGTTGGCGACGTTGACGCAGCGCTGCGCGGTTTGGACAAGCTGGACAAGATTGGGCCCGAGGGTGTGACCGAGGAACTGGCAGAAGCCGGAATCTCAGGCGACCAGGCACGCACCCTGCTGACAATGGCGCAGATCCACACCGATGATGTGGCCGAGCTTCGCGACGGTATTGACGCGTTGGAACTGTCCAACGACATTTTGCGCGAGGGGCTGGATGAGCTGTGTGCGCTGATTAGCGACGCTCATGAGCGCATGCCCGGCGCTGTCTTTGCTGACTTGAAGATTGCGCGCGGACTGGACTACTACACTGGATCGGTCTACGAAACAGTGCTGACCGAACACCCGTCACTGGGATCGATCTGCTCAGGTGGGCGCTACGATTCTCTGGCATCGGACGGCAAACGTAGCTACCCGGGCGTCGGGCTGTCCATTGGTGTCTCTCGCCTCGTCTCCCGCATGATCGCGCAGCCAATGGTGACCGCCACGCGTACCTCACCGGCCGCGGTGGTCGTCGCCGTCATGAACGAGGAAGACCGCGGGCACTCCAACCGGATCGCAGCGACCCTGCGTTCACGCGGTATTCCCACCGATGTTGCGCCTACAGCGGCCAAATTCGGCAAACAGATCCGCTACGCTGATCGATTAGGAATACCATTCGTCTGGTTCCCGGACGCCTCGGAAGGTGACACTGTCAAGGACATTCGATCGGGTGACCAGGTCGAAGCCGATTGCGAGACATGGATGCCTCCGGCAGAGGATATGCATCCGCGCATCGCGTCGGCCACACAGGAGGACTAG
- a CDS encoding MBL fold metallo-hydrolase, protein MLITVIPTPFFGANCIVLQPDAEANVVVVDPSAGVCDQIRGALDRADAQVGAVLCTHGHPDHVWDAHEVASWAPDAPAPVWIPGPDRYRMDDPMSYLPMKPSGMDLTWHKPEDLRDVPSDTFEIQPGIWLQMLPAPGHTEGSALFLGECDVNIADHEGTILWQHDDPIPWALSADVIFAGSVGRTDLPGGDERQMKHTLRTMANAIDPRTVMIPGHGPLTTWAHELQTNQYVARARREG, encoded by the coding sequence GTGCTCATCACTGTCATACCGACCCCGTTTTTCGGGGCAAACTGCATCGTGCTTCAGCCCGACGCAGAAGCGAACGTCGTAGTGGTTGACCCGTCGGCAGGTGTGTGCGACCAGATCCGCGGGGCACTGGATCGCGCTGATGCTCAGGTGGGCGCCGTTCTGTGCACTCACGGTCATCCTGATCATGTCTGGGATGCTCACGAGGTGGCCTCATGGGCACCTGACGCGCCCGCACCGGTGTGGATCCCTGGTCCTGACAGATACCGCATGGATGACCCGATGTCGTATCTGCCGATGAAACCGAGCGGCATGGACCTGACGTGGCACAAGCCGGAAGATCTGCGCGACGTGCCTTCTGACACGTTCGAAATCCAGCCCGGCATCTGGCTGCAGATGCTTCCTGCGCCAGGCCACACAGAGGGGTCGGCATTGTTCCTGGGGGAGTGCGACGTCAATATCGCGGACCACGAGGGCACAATCCTGTGGCAGCATGACGATCCAATTCCGTGGGCGCTGAGTGCTGACGTGATCTTTGCCGGGTCGGTTGGACGCACCGACCTGCCCGGTGGAGACGAACGCCAAATGAAACATACGCTTCGCACCATGGCCAACGCCATTGATCCGCGAACGGTCATGATCCCGGGGCACGGGCCACTGACGACGTGGGCACACGAACTTCAGACCAATCAGTACGTTGCGCGCGCACGACGCGAAGGCTAG
- a CDS encoding DUF349 domain-containing protein → MDRSIHVPRRKIVTISPNPQQPSTGSPETASEPARTEFGRMDTEGNIYVTDGESERLIGSYPEGAPDNPFELYERRYSDLEATIRLFEDRLPHLGARDIDQTVATLREAVAEPAAIGDLPALRERVDKAAQAGEERKVQAKAERQAAREQAIADRTKVVERAEEISQQDPERTHWKHSGQALRDLLEEWKTLQRKGPRLDKSTEDELWKRFSSARTVFDRHRRQFFSALDQKQTEARRVKEGLIAEAEALQNSTDWGPTSSAYRDLMDRWKAAPRASRKEDDALWARFRTAQQVFFDARRAKDEAADAESEENLKAKEALLEQAEALLPIEDMDAVKPRLRAIQDQWDEIGRVPSAHVGQVEGRMRAVEDAVRQAEEREWKRSNPETRARAEGMLGQLEEQLDRLKADIEKAESAGNSDQVQSLRETLATKTAWLDQIRSSME, encoded by the coding sequence ATGGATCGGTCCATCCACGTCCCGAGAAGGAAGATCGTGACTATCTCGCCTAATCCACAGCAGCCATCCACTGGCTCCCCGGAAACCGCATCCGAACCTGCTCGTACCGAGTTCGGGCGAATGGACACTGAAGGAAATATCTACGTCACTGACGGTGAGAGCGAACGCCTCATCGGATCCTACCCGGAGGGCGCTCCGGACAACCCGTTCGAACTGTACGAGCGGCGCTACAGCGACTTGGAAGCCACGATCCGCCTTTTTGAAGACCGTCTGCCTCACCTGGGGGCACGCGACATCGACCAAACCGTAGCCACGCTGCGTGAGGCCGTTGCGGAGCCGGCAGCAATCGGTGACCTGCCCGCGTTGCGTGAGCGCGTCGACAAGGCCGCTCAGGCTGGTGAGGAGCGCAAGGTTCAAGCCAAGGCCGAGCGCCAGGCTGCTCGCGAACAGGCCATTGCAGATCGCACCAAAGTGGTCGAGCGGGCCGAAGAAATTTCTCAACAGGACCCAGAACGCACCCACTGGAAGCATTCAGGACAGGCACTGCGTGACTTGCTTGAAGAGTGGAAGACTTTACAGCGCAAGGGGCCACGCCTGGACAAATCCACCGAAGATGAGCTCTGGAAGCGTTTTTCCAGTGCACGCACTGTTTTTGACCGTCATCGTCGCCAGTTCTTCTCGGCACTTGACCAGAAGCAGACTGAGGCGCGTCGCGTGAAGGAAGGGCTGATTGCTGAAGCTGAAGCCCTTCAGAATTCAACGGACTGGGGGCCAACCTCGTCGGCCTACCGGGACCTGATGGATCGCTGGAAGGCAGCGCCTCGCGCGTCTCGCAAGGAAGACGATGCGTTGTGGGCACGTTTCAGGACAGCGCAGCAGGTGTTCTTCGATGCGCGCCGCGCCAAGGATGAAGCAGCAGATGCCGAATCTGAAGAAAACCTCAAGGCCAAGGAAGCGCTGCTGGAGCAGGCCGAGGCGCTCTTGCCGATCGAAGACATGGACGCTGTCAAGCCTCGTTTGCGCGCCATCCAGGACCAGTGGGATGAGATTGGCCGCGTGCCATCGGCCCACGTCGGCCAGGTTGAAGGCCGGATGCGCGCCGTGGAGGATGCGGTGCGCCAGGCTGAAGAACGCGAGTGGAAGCGCTCGAACCCGGAGACACGTGCCCGCGCCGAAGGCATGCTGGGGCAGCTGGAAGAACAGCTCGACCGACTGAAAGCCGACATCGAGAAGGCCGAAAGCGCCGGAAATTCCGATCAGGTACAGTCGTTGCGCGAAACACTGGCAACGAAGACTGCGTGGTTGGATCAGATCCGCTCGTCAATGGAGTGA